ACTGAAGGTGAAGGTAACGGTCCCTTCAGGGGTTACTTCAAATGTTCCTACTCCACCTTCCAATTCACCTGTAATTCTTCGATCCACTTTAATTTTATCAGGAAGTTCAAAGGTAAAGGTGGCGCCCGCACCGTATGGATGATCCGCAGGTAGACTCCACAGATAATTGATTTCTACCTTCGAGCCTTGCTCAGGGCGAACATCCTCGATATTATTCCCATCCTGATCCTTCATGACCACATCGGTAAGGAGATTCTCAGTAATCACCTGACCTTCCGGAACGGTGATTGCTGGTTCTTCCATTTCAGTGGGGGACTCTTCTTCTGGTTCATTGATTGGATCTTCCACTCCATTGTTCGGATCTTCTCCAGAATCATTTCCTGGATCCTCCCCAGTATCATGATCTCCATCTTCTCCTGGTGCCTCATCTGCTGGATCGTCTACTGGGTCCTCTACTGGCTCCTCTCCATCTTCTGCAATAATTGTACCTGCATCCTCTTCAATTACATCGCTGATACCTTCATCAGCATAAACGACTGGCGTTAGGCCAATAAAGCTTTGGACAACTAAGAGGATAGCAATAAAAATGATACCGAGTTGCTTTTTCATTCAATTCCCCTTCCTATTACGAAAAACTGTTCTTCTCATCATTCATTGCAAACGCTACTAAGGAGTACTCTCTGTTTTCTGCGTTAATTTAGCTTGCACAATCAGCCGGTCTGTTGGATTCTCAGCGCCAATGGGGGTACATGTCACCAAGGTGATCAATGGCTCTTCTTGGTCAGCTAGTACGTTGACTTCTGTCTGGTCCACCAAAAAGGATTGGACCACAATAAACGTATAAACATTGGTTCTTGTCTTCACTTCAATCTCATCATCTGCTGTTAATTCATTTAGTCGATTAAATTGCTTGCCATAGGCGATGGCTCGATGTCCTGCAATTCCCACATTATGAATACCAAACTCTTTTTTGGGCTCGATGATACCAACACCTTTTCGAAGTGAGGTTTCACTGGCCCCTGCAAAGATGGGGATTGTAGCCTCGATTTTTGGAATTCGGATGACTCCCCTTACACCATCGAGTTTGGCTAGTTCGTCGGAATTGGATATTTTTTGGTGTTGAGATGGAGAATTGGATTGTGGATTTGATCGTGGTTGAGGTTGTAGTTCTGGTTGATGTTGAGGTTGGGATGGAAGAATGTGTGAGGATGATGATCCTATGTCTGCTTCTGGTTGTGATTGTGGATGTGATTGTGGATGTGATTGTGGATGTGATTGTGGATGTGATTGTGGATGTGATTGTGGATGTACTTGTGGTGAGCTGGATTCTAAAGCGTCATTGATCTGGCCTAGACGTTCAAAGGTTTCAATAAGTTCCTTTTGTTCAGCATCTAGTACTACCTTTTCCATTTGTGGGTAGAAGATCAGAATGAGGCCAATGATGATGGGGACAGACCCCCACTGCTTTAAAGCATTAAAGATTGACCACCTCCTATATGTGAAAATTGAAATAGCCACCTTATTAGCGGTGGCTATTTTCTTAGTAGATTATTATGAAATTTCGTCTGAGGATATTACTATTTCATTTTATCTATTTTATGCTTGTTCAATAAATCATAGATACATTATTTTGCTAAGGTCGCTAAAGGTGGGACGGCACATCGCCATATGAAGTGTCAAATCTCAAGGGCAAAGATCGATCGTAATGAGATGTGTAAATCCGAATATTCGATTGATCGCAATGTATCTTCTTCCCCATAGGTGACCCGCTCCAGATATGCACCATCCTTCAAATGATATACATGAATCATTCGATTGGCTGTATCCACAATCCAATACTCTTTCACACCATACCGCTGATAGGCATAGAACTTTTCGTTATAATCTTTTAGCGCAGTTGCTGGTGATAATACTTCAACGATGAGCGTAGGCGCACCAAAGCAGCCTTTGGACACGATTTGATTTTTATTACATACAACTGTGATATCTGGTTGCATGATGTCATCAGGCTTTTCAAAATGATTAGAGACGCTAAAATAAACATTGAATGGCGCAGTAAAGACCAAGCAACCGTGATTCTGAAAATAGCTCCGCATAGCATAAAACAATTCACCAACAGCAAACTAATGCATGGTGGAAGGAGCAGGCGTCATGTTATATGCTCTGCCATTAATTAATTCCCAAGGCCCTTCCCATGTTTGCCAATCTTCATAGGTATGCCATTTTGATTGATCTGGAATCTTCATGGTCATCACCTCTAAGGTGGGGGTCTTGTGGTGGGGGTCTGACCCCTTCAATCCCTTCAATCCTATCTTATTCCATGATAGGATGTAATAGACAATACGAATCCAAGGGAGGGATTGCTGTGAGGATGATACCTCCTTATTTACAGCAGATTGATGGAGTTTGGTGGTTGGTAGAGGATGACCGGGATAATCTAAAAGTAAGCTATCGGATTAAGAATGTGATCTTTTCTGAAACATCATCTTTTCAACATGTAATGATTCTCGATTCCTATGATTTTGGACGCATGCTCGTGCTAGACGGCGCTGTCCAAACCACGGCTCTGGACGGTTATATCTATAATGAGATGATCGCCCATATACCACTGCTTTTCCATCCTGATCCGAAGAATGTACTGGTAATTGGAGGCGGAGACTGTGGTGTTGTACGAGAGTTGGCTAAGTATCCAGAGCTTGAGACCATCGATATGGTGGAGATTGACCAAATCGTTGTGAATGCTGCTCTTAACCACTTACCTGAAGTGTCTGGTAATATTAAGGACCCTCGTCTGCAGTTCCACTTTACTGATGGCGTTCAATTCGTAAAAGAAAAGAAGGACGCCTATGACGTTGTAATTATTGATTCTTCGGATCCAGTTGGCCCTGCTGAACAGCTCTTTACTTCTGAATTCTATCAAAATGTCTATCAGAGCCTACGAAAGGATGGTGTCATGGTCTGTCAGAGTGAATCGCCCATCCTTTATGCTCCCATCATGGAGAGATGCTATAACTCTATTCGGGAGATCTTCGCTAGTGCTCATCTTTATACCGCAACGGTTCCTACCTACCCTGGTGGACTCTGGAGCTTCACTCTCGGGTTGAAGCAGTCAGGTGGAATCCAACAGAGGCGACAATTAGCTACTCCTACTCGTTATATAAACCGAGGCATAGTGGAAAGTGCTTTTCATTTGCCAGAATTTCTTCATCGTGGGGGTCAGACCCCCATGATGTTAATGCGTTAAAGCAATGGGGGACTGACCCCCCATTCACAACCTCTCCATTTTTTGTTATGGTATTTATGTTAGGTTTTGTTTGCTTTAGTTAGCTTTTGTTATGTTTGGTTATTTTAAGGCAACTAAACTTAATCGTAACGTATTAAAAATGGGAGGAAGTAGAGTATGAAACACAAATGGAACAGCGCAGATCATGGTTGGAAAGGTAGCAAAAGTATACTATTCCTTTTACTTATTTTTTTATTGCTAGTGATGGGAGGATGCGGTGATAAGAGTTCAGAGACCATCGAACAACCCGCTGAAATCCCTGAAAATCCCGTTTCTGAACAAGAAGAAAAACTGACAGAACGTATGTTAACGGACCAAATGGGTAGAGAAATCGTACTACCACAGGAAGTAAATCGTGTGATTTCTACCCATCGGCCTCTCACATTTTTTGTTTATGCTGTAGGAGGACAAGAGAAATTGGTGGCAGTTGATAATAATTCAGCGACCAGTCCATTCTTACAGGAAATTTATCCTCAAGTGGCTGAATTACCTACGGTAGGAACCAAAAAAGAGGGACTAAATATTGAAGCCATTGTTGCTGCCCAACCCGATGTAGTCATTCTCGCAAATCTAAAGGGAAATGATGTAGTTTTAGAACAGTTAGAAACACAAGGAATTGCAGCGGTTGTACTTGACCCTGAATCGGTAGTCGATATGAAAGAAACAGCACGGATTATGGGGATTATCTTCAACCAAGAGGAGCAAGCAACGGAGCTTATTGCCTACTATGAAGAGACAGAAAAGTTGATCGCTGACCGTTTAACTGATCTGCAAGCAGATGAGAAAAAGCGGGTATATATGACAGGATCAGAAGTTCTAAAAACTCCTTCAGCAGATATGTATCAGCACTATTTAATAGAAAAGGCAGGGGGAATTAATGTTGCTCAGGACTTGCTAGGTGGCTTCTCACAAGTTTCAACCGAGCAAGTGGTTGCATGGAACCCCGACGTGATTATTGGCCTACAATATTGCAAGGAGAGTCTCACCGATGTGGTAGCAACCAATCCACAGCTAGCTAGTGTAACGGCAGTACAAGAAGGTGAGGTCTATCGCTTTCCATCTAATCTTGTCAACTGGGATTATCCGGAACCCAGCTCTGCCCTAGGCATGCTTTGGTTAGCACAAAAGCTATATCCTGAGCAATTGGCAGATATCGATATACAGGTGGTAGCAGATCAATTTTATCAGCAGTTCTATGGCAAGAGCTTTTCAGAGATTGGTGGAGTGATTGAGACAGAATGGTAAAGGTTGCTGTCAAGAATGATGGACTAAAAGGAAAAGCTGGAGGCAAATGGAGTGTTCTGCTCCTCGCTGCTTTCAGCCTTTTTATCACAATTCTAATATCATTGCGACTTGGGCGATTTGAGATTGGGTCAGCAGAGATTCTACAGTTTATGTGGAAATGGCTCTTTGCTCCGAATCTCTTAGACTTGAGCCAGCCCATGGAGAGTGTCTTTTACTATATTCGTCTGCCACGCATTCTCTTGGCTGTTGTGGTAGGCGCTAGTCTTGCAATTACAGGCACTCTCTTTCAGGGAATTTTCCGTAATCCCCTAGCATCACCAGATATTTTGGGGGTGTCTTCAGGCTGTGCTTTTGGTGCGGCATTAGGTATTATTTGGGATGTGCAAATTCCTTTTAAGATACAGATCCTTGCTTTCCTATTTGGTCTGCTTTCAATGTTCCTAGTCTTTACATTGGCAAGGTTGAGTAAAGGCGACCGAGTTGTGATGCTCGTACTGATTGGAACCATTGTCTCTGCTTTATTTGGTGCAGCACTATCGTTTTTAAAATATATCGCTGATCCGGTAGAAGACTTGGCTGCTATCGTTTTTTGGACGATGGGTGGACTGCACAGAGCTACTTGGGGAACGGTATTACCCCTTCTATTCACTCTACTACCAGGCTTCATTCTTCTTCTCTTGCTCTCGTGGAAGGTGAATATCTTGTCATTAGGAGATGAGGAGGCAAAAAGCTTAGGAATTCCTGTTCA
Above is a genomic segment from Rubeoparvulum massiliense containing:
- a CDS encoding class D sortase; the protein is MGSSSSHILPSQPQHQPELQPQPRSNPQSNSPSQHQKISNSDELAKLDGVRGVIRIPKIEATIPIFAGASETSLRKGVGIIEPKKEFGIHNVGIAGHRAIAYGKQFNRLNELTADDEIEVKTRTNVYTFIVVQSFLVDQTEVNVLADQEEPLITLVTCTPIGAENPTDRLIVQAKLTQKTESTP
- a CDS encoding Uma2 family endonuclease — its product is MFYAMRSYFQNHGCLVFTAPFNVYFSVSNHFEKPDDIMQPDITVVCNKNQIVSKGCFGAPTLIVEVLSPATALKDYNEKFYAYQRYGVKEYWIVDTANRMIHVYHLKDGAYLERVTYGEEDTLRSIEYSDLHISLRSIFALEI
- the speE gene encoding polyamine aminopropyltransferase, which translates into the protein MIPPYLQQIDGVWWLVEDDRDNLKVSYRIKNVIFSETSSFQHVMILDSYDFGRMLVLDGAVQTTALDGYIYNEMIAHIPLLFHPDPKNVLVIGGGDCGVVRELAKYPELETIDMVEIDQIVVNAALNHLPEVSGNIKDPRLQFHFTDGVQFVKEKKDAYDVVIIDSSDPVGPAEQLFTSEFYQNVYQSLRKDGVMVCQSESPILYAPIMERCYNSIREIFASAHLYTATVPTYPGGLWSFTLGLKQSGGIQQRRQLATPTRYINRGIVESAFHLPEFLHRGGQTPMMLMR
- a CDS encoding ABC transporter substrate-binding protein, with the translated sequence MKHKWNSADHGWKGSKSILFLLLIFLLLVMGGCGDKSSETIEQPAEIPENPVSEQEEKLTERMLTDQMGREIVLPQEVNRVISTHRPLTFFVYAVGGQEKLVAVDNNSATSPFLQEIYPQVAELPTVGTKKEGLNIEAIVAAQPDVVILANLKGNDVVLEQLETQGIAAVVLDPESVVDMKETARIMGIIFNQEEQATELIAYYEETEKLIADRLTDLQADEKKRVYMTGSEVLKTPSADMYQHYLIEKAGGINVAQDLLGGFSQVSTEQVVAWNPDVIIGLQYCKESLTDVVATNPQLASVTAVQEGEVYRFPSNLVNWDYPEPSSALGMLWLAQKLYPEQLADIDIQVVADQFYQQFYGKSFSEIGGVIETEW
- a CDS encoding FecCD family ABC transporter permease; the protein is MVKVAVKNDGLKGKAGGKWSVLLLAAFSLFITILISLRLGRFEIGSAEILQFMWKWLFAPNLLDLSQPMESVFYYIRLPRILLAVVVGASLAITGTLFQGIFRNPLASPDILGVSSGCAFGAALGIIWDVQIPFKIQILAFLFGLLSMFLVFTLARLSKGDRVVMLVLIGTIVSALFGAALSFLKYIADPVEDLAAIVFWTMGGLHRATWGTVLPLLFTLLPGFILLLLLSWKVNILSLGDEEAKSLGIPVQLFRSVLIVVATLMLAATISITGTIGWVGLVIPHIARILIGSDHQYTFPMSMLVGATFVLMMDDLARSLTTAEIPLSILTALVGAPFFAYLLTKGKGKVWN